The Daucus carota subsp. sativus chromosome 2, DH1 v3.0, whole genome shotgun sequence genome includes a window with the following:
- the LOC108209588 gene encoding C-terminal binding protein AN, with protein sequence MMTVKRERDTITSRSPAVINNTNTMTIHDSSSSTLPQIVTLNCIEDTAFEQDCLSGIAIINHVSLIHLADSKIDSAAVVILHSLSFLPRAAQRRLRPWQLILCLGSSDRAVDSALAADLGLHRLVHVDVSRAEEVADTVMALFLGLLRRTHLLSRHTLSASGWLGSVQPLCRGMRRCRGLVLGIIGRSASARSLATRSLAFKMSVLYFDVSEVKEKSNRASSFPPAARRMDTLNDLLAASDLVSLHCALTNETVQIINADCLQHIKPGAFLVNTGSSQLLDDCAVKQLLIDGTLAGCALDGAEGPQWMEAWVREMPNVLILPRSADYSEEVWMEIREKAISILQSFFLDGVIPENAGSDEDEESEVVYENEQVDRHDDDGAVQGSISQQLTSAICVPTEGSRSQGTTTNQSKQSPSHLQGSVSSHNTPTRSDVKRTRSGKKSKKRHGRQKSLQKNDDNSILEKESTSHREDDTTMSGTDQVLSSSSRFASPEDSRSRKTPMETTQKLSSEHLSKSSPFLNKSADLLKDGYVIALYSRDRPALHISRQRVQGGGWFLDTLSNVTKRDPAAQFLVTRSKDAIGLRSFTAGGKLLQINRKTEFVFASHSFDVWESWSLEGPLEECRLVNCRNSSAALDVRIEILATVGEDDGVTRWLD encoded by the exons atgatgACTGTCAAGAGAGAAAGAGATACAATAACATCTAGATCTCCGGCGGTAATTAACAATACAAACACAATGACAATCCATgactcatcatcatcaacactaCCACAAATTGTAACCCTAAATTGCATTGAAGACACCGCCTTCGAGCAAGACTGTCTCTCCGGCATCGCGATTATCAACCACGTCTCTCTCATCCACCTCGCCGACTCCAAAATCGACTCGGCCGCAGTCGTTATTCTCCACTCGCTCTCCTTCCTCCCACGCGCCGCCCAGCGCCGCCTCCGTCCCTGGCAGCTCATTCTCTGTCTCGGCTCCTCCGATCGAGCTGTTGACTCCGCTCTCGCCGCCGATCTAGGTCTTCATCGCCTTGTCCATGTTGATGTTTCCAGAGCTGAGGAGGTGGCGGACACGGTGATGGCGTTGTTTTTAGGGCTTTTGAGAAGGACTCATTTGTTGTCGAGGCATACGTTATCGGCTTCGGGCTGGCTTGGCTCGGTGCAGCCGCTTTGTAGAGGAATGAGGAGGTGTAGAGGCTTGGTCTTGGGTATTATTGGAAGATCTGCTTCTGCCAGGTCTTTGGCTACGCGCAGCTTGGCGTTTAAGATGAGTGTGCTTTACTTCGATGTCAGCGAG GtaaaagaaaaatcaaataGAGCCTCTAGCTTTCCACCTGCTGCCCGAAGAATGGACACTCTTAATGATTTACTTGCTGCAAGTGACCTTGTCTCCCTCCACTGTGCTCTTACAAATGAAACAGTCCAGATAATAAATGCAGACTGTTTGCAACACATAAAACCTG GAGCCTTTCTTGTTAATACTGGAAGCAGCCAGCTGTTGGATGATTGTGCAGTGAAGCAGCTCTTGATTGATGGCACCCTTGCAGGCTGTGCTCTGGATGGTGCTGAAGGTCCACAGTGGATGGAAGCATGG GTAAGAGAGATGCCCAATGTATTGATACTGCCACGCAGTGCAGATTACAGTGAAGAAGTGTGGATGGAGATAAGAGAGAAGGCTATTTCTATATTACAGTCATTCTTTTTAGATGGTGTTATTCCAGAGAATGCTGGgtctgatgaagatgaagaaagtGAAGTAGTGTATGAAAATGAACAAGTTGACAGGCATGATGATGATGGTGCTGTACAAGGTTCTATTTCTCAGCAATTGACAAGTGCTATTTGTGTACCTACTGAAGGCTCCCGCTCACAGGGCACCACTACTAATCAGTCAAAGCAGTCTCCAAGTCATCTTCAAGGATCAGTTTCATCCCATAATACTCCTACTAGATCTGATGTTAAGAGAACTAGATCAGGTAAGAAGTCTAAAAAAAGACATGGTCGCCAGAAGTCCCTTCAGAAAAATGATGATAATTCTATATTGGAGAAAGAGAGTACTTCTCACCGAGAAGATGATACTACAATGAGTGGTACCGATCAAGTCTTGAGTTCCAGTTCACGTTTTGCTTCTCCTGAAGATTCAAGAAGTAGAAAAACACCAATGGAAACAACACAAAAATTGTCTTCTGAACATCTATCGAAATCAAGTCCATTTCTAAATAAATCTGCTGATTTGCTAAAGGATGGTTACGTTATTGCTCTGTATTCCAGAGATAGACCTGCACTTCACATCTCCAGGCAAAGAGTACAAGGAGGTGGTTGGTTTCTAGACACACTATCGAATGTCACAAAAAGAGATCCAGCTGCACAATTCCTTGTTACTAGAAGCAAG GATGCAATTGGTTTGAGATCGTTTACTGCTGGTGGAAAGTTATTGCAG ATAAATAGGAAGACAGAATTTGTATTTGCTAGTCATAGCTTTGATGTATGGGAAAGCTGGTCACTCGAAGGTCCTTTGGAGGAATGCAGGCTGGTCAATTGTAGAAATTCCTCA GCTGCATTAGATGTGCGCATAGAGATTCTTGCAACTGTAGGAGAGGATGATGGTGTTACTCGCTGGCTTGATTAG